One genomic segment of Chitinibacter sp. FCG-7 includes these proteins:
- the eda gene encoding bifunctional 4-hydroxy-2-oxoglutarate aldolase/2-dehydro-3-deoxy-phosphogluconate aldolase, whose amino-acid sequence MQIRDIMRSCTVMPVLVIENVEHAVPLAKALVEGGIRVLEVTLRTDAALAAVKAIADNVPGAIVGVGTVVRPEQFVQAKEAGAVFAVTPGLTPKLAAAARECGIALLPGVMTPSEAIAALEEGFDAMKLFPAEQAGSLAMLKALGGPLPQILFCPTGGVSVESAPKLLALPNVGCVGGSWLAPKEMVANGDWAGITALAREAAGLRA is encoded by the coding sequence ATGCAGATTCGTGACATCATGCGCTCTTGCACTGTTATGCCAGTGTTAGTGATTGAAAACGTAGAACACGCTGTGCCTTTGGCAAAAGCTCTGGTTGAAGGCGGCATTCGTGTACTGGAAGTGACATTGCGCACTGATGCGGCGCTCGCTGCAGTGAAAGCCATTGCGGATAACGTGCCCGGCGCGATTGTTGGTGTGGGTACAGTTGTTCGTCCTGAGCAATTTGTTCAAGCCAAAGAAGCAGGTGCGGTATTTGCCGTAACTCCAGGTTTGACGCCAAAGTTGGCAGCTGCCGCGCGTGAATGTGGTATTGCCTTGCTGCCGGGTGTGATGACCCCATCCGAAGCAATTGCGGCATTGGAAGAAGGCTTTGACGCAATGAAATTGTTCCCGGCTGAGCAAGCAGGCAGTCTGGCTATGCTTAAGGCTCTGGGTGGTCCGCTGCCGCAAATTCTGTTCTGCCCAACGGGTGGTGTTAGCGTTGAGTCGGCTCCAAAACTTTTGGCTTTGCCCAATGTTGGTTGCGTAGGTGGTTCATGGCTGGCACCAAAAGAGATGGTTGCCAATGGCGACTGGGCTGGCATCACTGCCTTGGCGCGTGAAGCCGCCGGATTGCGTGCTTGA
- the gap gene encoding type I glyceraldehyde-3-phosphate dehydrogenase, whose product MAIKVGINGFGRIGRMVFRAAVYDFADDIEIVGINDLLEPDYLAYMLKHDSVHGKFKGQVAIENGNLVVNGKTIRLTAVKDPAELKWGEIGADVVVESTGLFLTKETCEKHIAAGAKKVIMSAPSKDDTPMFVYGVNNDTYAGQAIISNASCTTNCLAPIAKVINDNFGIKRGLMTTVHAATATQKTVDGPSNKDWRGGRGILENIIPSSTGAAKAVGVVIPEIKGKLTGMAFRVPTSDVSVVDLTVELNKEASYEEICAAMKAASEGAMKGVLGYTTEKVVSTDFRGEACTSTFDADAGIALDKTFVKLVAWYDNEWGYSSKVLEMVRVMAGK is encoded by the coding sequence ATGGCTATCAAAGTTGGTATTAATGGTTTTGGCCGTATCGGTCGTATGGTTTTCCGTGCTGCGGTTTATGACTTTGCAGATGATATTGAAATCGTAGGTATTAATGACTTGCTCGAGCCCGACTACCTTGCCTACATGCTGAAACATGACTCGGTGCATGGCAAATTCAAGGGCCAAGTTGCGATTGAAAACGGCAATCTGGTGGTAAATGGCAAAACGATTCGTCTGACTGCAGTGAAAGACCCAGCTGAGCTGAAATGGGGCGAAATCGGCGCCGACGTTGTTGTTGAATCGACCGGCCTGTTCCTGACCAAAGAAACTTGCGAAAAGCACATTGCCGCTGGCGCGAAAAAAGTCATCATGTCTGCACCATCGAAAGATGACACCCCAATGTTTGTTTACGGTGTAAACAATGACACGTATGCAGGTCAGGCGATTATTTCCAACGCGTCTTGTACCACTAACTGCCTAGCACCAATTGCCAAAGTGATTAATGACAACTTTGGCATCAAACGTGGTCTGATGACGACAGTTCACGCCGCGACTGCAACGCAGAAAACAGTTGACGGCCCATCAAACAAAGATTGGCGCGGTGGCCGCGGTATTCTGGAAAACATCATTCCTTCGTCAACGGGTGCTGCAAAAGCGGTTGGTGTGGTCATTCCTGAAATTAAAGGCAAACTGACCGGTATGGCTTTCCGTGTGCCAACATCTGATGTTTCAGTCGTTGATTTGACGGTAGAGCTCAATAAAGAAGCATCTTACGAAGAAATTTGCGCAGCAATGAAAGCAGCTTCTGAAGGTGCAATGAAAGGTGTACTGGGTTACACCACCGAGAAAGTGGTTTCAACCGATTTCCGTGGTGAAGCATGCACTTCTACTTTTGATGCCGATGCAGGTATTGCTTTGGATAAAACCTTTGTCAAACTGGTTGCCTGGTACGACAACGAGTGGGGTTATTCAAGCAAAGTGCTGGAAATGGTGCGTGTGATGGCAGGCAAATAA